In Arthrobacter sp. QXT-31, one genomic interval encodes:
- the ctaC gene encoding aa3-type cytochrome oxidase subunit II has protein sequence MSSQNRTGSRRKTITMITGLATAGALVLTGCSPEVEKGWLPTERGTTNHTDRIMDLWVNSWIAALVVGIITWGLIVWCLVAYRRRKGTVGFPRQTSFNLPLEVFYLTIPLFMVLVFFYFTDRDQQAIDDRSQPADVVVDVRGKQWAWDFNYKKGEVITEDVYEAGVQAHLTGKEVDKEKLPTLYLPVNKSVDLELNARDVIHSFWVPAFLQKRDMIPGKTNYIRFTPTKEGTYDGKCAELCGEYHSEMLFRVKVVSESEFQAHMNELRQAGNTGLLGVEYDRNPNLNPTK, from the coding sequence CGGCGCGTTGGTTTTGACTGGATGTTCGCCAGAGGTAGAGAAGGGGTGGCTGCCCACCGAGCGTGGCACCACCAATCACACTGACCGCATCATGGACCTCTGGGTCAACTCATGGATTGCCGCCCTCGTGGTGGGCATCATCACTTGGGGCCTGATCGTCTGGTGCCTCGTTGCCTACCGCCGCCGCAAGGGCACCGTGGGCTTCCCGCGGCAGACCAGCTTCAACCTGCCCCTTGAGGTCTTCTACCTGACGATCCCGCTCTTCATGGTCCTGGTGTTCTTCTACTTCACCGACCGTGACCAGCAGGCGATCGATGACCGCTCGCAGCCGGCCGACGTCGTAGTGGACGTCCGCGGCAAGCAGTGGGCATGGGACTTCAACTACAAAAAGGGCGAGGTCATCACTGAGGACGTCTACGAAGCCGGCGTCCAGGCACACCTGACTGGCAAGGAAGTGGACAAGGAGAAGCTCCCCACCCTCTACCTGCCCGTCAACAAGTCGGTTGACCTGGAACTGAACGCGCGCGACGTCATCCACTCCTTCTGGGTTCCTGCATTCCTGCAGAAGAGGGACATGATCCCGGGCAAGACCAACTACATCCGGTTCACCCCCACCAAAGAGGGCACCTACGACGGCAAGTGCGCCGAGCTCTGCGGTGAGTACCACTCCGAAATGCTGTTCCGCGTCAAGGTTGTTTCCGAGTCCGAATTCCAGGCTCACATGAACGAGCTCCGCCAGGCCGGCAACACGGGCCTGCTCGGCGTTGAGTATGACCGCAACCCGAACCTGAACCCAACGAAGTAA